CATCATCTGTTTGTCAAATTCCCCCTAGCAACGGTAAGGAGAATTAACCCTCTGTGATCGAACGTTTCAAGCAAAACCTGAAAAATGACTTAATTGCGGGTTTGCTGGTCGTCATTCCCTTAGCAACGACCATTTGGCTGACGATTACCATCGCCAATTGGGTGATTAACTTTCTCACCCGCATCCCGAAACAACTCAACCCTTTTGAGGGGCTACACCCCATTTTGACCAACTTGCTCAATCTGGTTGTTGGCTTAGCCGTACCATTACTATTTATTTTGTTCATCGGCTTAATGGCGCGGAATATTGCAGGGCGTTGGTTGCTCGATGTGGGGGAACAAGTCTTACAAGCTATTCCTCTGGCGGGTTCGGTTTATAAAACGCTGAAACAAATTCTTGAAACCCTTTTACAAGATTCTAAAAGTAAATTTCGGCGCGTGGTTATGGTCGAGTATCCTCGCCCTGGCTTATGGACTCTGGCATTTGTCACGGGTAGCGTTAGTACCCAGTTTCAGTCTCATTTATCCAAACCAATGCTGAGCTTATTTATTCCCACGACACCGAACCCAACGACCGGGTGGTACGCCATGGTTCCCGAGGAAGAAGTCATTAACTTACAAATTTCAGTAGAGGATGCCTTCAAAGTTTTAATTTCTGCTGGAATTGTCAGTCCCACGACCACAATTCCCCCTCAGTTTAAGCCGCAACCGCAAAATGGAAAGCCTGCAGCACCCTCCACTGTTGCTGCTACTAACTCTACTGTTTCAGGAGAAACTGAAAATGCAAATGGGCAAGCCAACAATTAATTGAGTTTCAGGGCGTTGACAGGAACCTCTTCCCAAGAATGGACGGTTCGGAGACGGGCAACCCAACCTTGTGCTTTTTGAGTTTCTGTCAAATTTTGTTGAAAGGATTGATGACAATCTTCTGCTGCTTGTTGATTGCAGGATGCAATACAGGCGTAAAGCAAACCGGAAGGATCGAGTTGTTCATTGACCCAAATCGTCATAATCTTTTCCTCCTTATTCAGTGTTCATCATTAGGGTTGGGCAAACCAGCAAGTGTAAACTTTGAACCTTATCCGGGTGACATCACACCTTTAGATTTGCCTACCCTCCTATTTTTCCACAGAATTAGCTGTGATGCGGAAACTTTTAGCTCAGGTTAAAGTTTCTCTGTTTAACGCTGAATTTCTTTACTTTTTTTGACATTAAGGCAACAAATTTTCAGAATTCAGGGGGCTAGCGAGTTGTGCAATTGCGGTTCCTGTCACGCGACAAATCCGCCAGTCGGGCAACACTTGCGCTCCCATTTGCTCATAAAAGGCAATGGCATTTTGGTTCCAATCGAGGACACTCCATTCTAAGCGTCCTGCTCCTCGTTGGTGCGCGATCGCGGCAACAGCCCCTAATAAAGCCCGACCAACACCGAAACCACGATAATCTGACAAGACAAATAAGTCTTCGAGATATAAACCCGGTTGAGTGAGAAACGTCGAATAATTGGTAAAAAATAGGGCAAAACCCACTATTTTCTCTTCCCACTCAGCCACAACTACTTCTGCATAGGGCATTTCGCCAAATAAATGCTCGGCTAACGTTGCCGCATCTCCGGTTACGGCGTCGGAAAGTTGTTCATAAGCAGCTAAGGCTTTAATTAACCCCATAATGGCAGAAATATCATCGCGCCTTGCTGCTCGAACTCGGACAGAATTGATCTCATCCATCATGCCACCGTTTGCTTGATGCTTATAACCACCCTTTTAACCGACGTGCCACTTGGGGGCGTCGTAGCTTCCGCATGGCTTTGCTTTGAATTTGACGGACGCGTTCCCGAGACAAGTTAAACATAAAACCGACTTCTTCTAGGGTGTAGGGTTGGCTGGCATTTAAGCCATAGCGCATGGAAATGACATCTTTTTCTCGTTCGGTGAGAACATCACTCAAAACATCGCAGATTTCCTGATTCATCATCGCTTCATTCATCTGATCTTCAGGCAATCTCATTTCATGATCTTCGAGTAGTTCCAATAACTCCGTATCTTCTCCTTTCCCCACACGATGGTTGAGAGAGAGAGACTGACGACGCAATTGCAAAAGTTGATGAAGTTGCGACTCGGATACATCTAACGCTTCAGCTAATTCAGCTTCTGTGGGATTACGCTGCAATTCTTGTTTAAGATCTCGCTGGGCTTTTTTCAGCTTATTCAGTTTTTCGACAATATGAATCGGCAGACGAATGGTACGAGCATCATTAGCAATAGTGCGAGTAATGGCTTGGCGAATCCACCAATAGGCATAAGTCGAGAATTTATAACCTTTATTGGGATCAAATTTTTCGGCAGCTCGATTTAAACCAATTGCCCCTTCTTGAATTAAATCTAAAAAGGGAACGCCTCGATTGAGATAGCGTTTGGCAATAGAAACCACTAATCTCAAATTAGAGCGAATCATCCGTCGTTTCGCCACTCGTCCCTGATACAGTTTGCGCTCTAACTCTTTAATTCCTATTTCTAGAGTATCTGCTAATGCTTGTTTGCTTGGAGAACAACCCAAATTTTCCGCTAATTCTTGGCGTTGATTTTCGATATCGGCAGCTAACTTAACCTGTTGAGCCAGTTCCACTTCTTCTTCTGGTTTCAGCAGCGGATAACGGGCCATTTCTTTGAAAAAAGCACCAACTGTATCCTCATATTTGCTTCTTTGAGAATGATTGAGGTCACTATTTTCTTCCTGAGAAAAATCGACCTCGACTAATTGCATTGCTGAAACTTCAGTTTCTTCTAAGGGAGAAAGTAAGGTTTCAAAGCCCTCGGTCGGGGTTAGAGACTCATCAGGTTTTGTTTCTTGGCTCGTCATTAGTTTAATGTCTGTCATAGTAAATTAAGTAAAGGTTTAACGTTAATTTAGGTTCAGTTAACCCTATCATCTAGGGTTTTTTTGAATAGTACTGCAATAACTTTGAGAGTAATAATCTTAGATTTATTTGTTTAACAGAATTATCAAGTTGATTTTGTCGCTATTTTGACGATTTGCCAACATACTTTTAGAAAATGATGCGTTTTAGCATTTCAAACGACTATTGAGGATTCTTTTATTTCTTGCTATAGTTTCTGCTCTAACAGTAACATCTCATAGGATGAGCTTAAGGATTTAATAGGATAGTATCAACTACCGCAGGTGGGAAATTAAAAATGGGAGA
Above is a window of Cyanobacteria bacterium GSL.Bin1 DNA encoding:
- a CDS encoding DUF502 domain-containing protein yields the protein MIERFKQNLKNDLIAGLLVVIPLATTIWLTITIANWVINFLTRIPKQLNPFEGLHPILTNLLNLVVGLAVPLLFILFIGLMARNIAGRWLLDVGEQVLQAIPLAGSVYKTLKQILETLLQDSKSKFRRVVMVEYPRPGLWTLAFVTGSVSTQFQSHLSKPMLSLFIPTTPNPTTGWYAMVPEEEVINLQISVEDAFKVLISAGIVSPTTTIPPQFKPQPQNGKPAAPSTVAATNSTVSGETENANGQANN
- a CDS encoding glycogen debranching protein produces the protein MTIWVNEQLDPSGLLYACIASCNQQAAEDCHQSFQQNLTETQKAQGWVARLRTVHSWEEVPVNALKLN
- a CDS encoding GNAT family N-acetyltransferase, whose translation is MDEINSVRVRAARRDDISAIMGLIKALAAYEQLSDAVTGDAATLAEHLFGEMPYAEVVVAEWEEKIVGFALFFTNYSTFLTQPGLYLEDLFVLSDYRGFGVGRALLGAVAAIAHQRGAGRLEWSVLDWNQNAIAFYEQMGAQVLPDWRICRVTGTAIAQLASPLNSENLLP
- a CDS encoding RNA polymerase sigma factor, RpoD/SigA family; amino-acid sequence: MTSQETKPDESLTPTEGFETLLSPLEETEVSAMQLVEVDFSQEENSDLNHSQRSKYEDTVGAFFKEMARYPLLKPEEEVELAQQVKLAADIENQRQELAENLGCSPSKQALADTLEIGIKELERKLYQGRVAKRRMIRSNLRLVVSIAKRYLNRGVPFLDLIQEGAIGLNRAAEKFDPNKGYKFSTYAYWWIRQAITRTIANDARTIRLPIHIVEKLNKLKKAQRDLKQELQRNPTEAELAEALDVSESQLHQLLQLRRQSLSLNHRVGKGEDTELLELLEDHEMRLPEDQMNEAMMNQEICDVLSDVLTEREKDVISMRYGLNASQPYTLEEVGFMFNLSRERVRQIQSKAMRKLRRPQVARRLKGWL